One window of the Granulicella arctica genome contains the following:
- the secA gene encoding preprotein translocase subunit SecA — protein MLNTVIAKVFGTSNERAVKRLLPIIQQINGFESAVEPLTDEQLRNKTVEFRQRIADSIASANVAADDADALYAAEKVALDAILPEAFAVVREAGKRIVGMRHFDVQMLGGIVLHSGKIAEMKTGEGKTLVATLPCYLNALAGRGVHVVTVNDYLAKRDAEWMGKIYGFLGLSVGVIVHDLSDQQRREAYGSDITYGTNNEFGFDYLRDNMKFELPDQVQRGQYYCIVDEVDSILIDEARTPLIISGPTDQTTDKYARVNLIIPNLELGELIETIDNKTWSGDFVIDEKSRSITVTDEGWEKIEGLLGIGNIADPENWDLKHHVETAIKAHNLYKRDVEYVVKDGEVIIVDEFTGRLMPGRRWSDGLHQSVEAKEGVAIRKEDQTLATITFQNYFRMYKKLSGMTGTAETEAAEFDKIYKLDIVVVPTNRTMLRLENADVVFRTTKEKYFAVADEISRLHLEKQPVLVGTTSIEKSELLSDILKRKGVRHVVLNAKFHEKEAEIVAQAGRLGMVTIATNMAGRGTDILLGGNADFMARQDLVKKAQARAVSAAEGAISPVAAPGMVRFYYASQEFETTQASWDGAIASHAAAAQVEHDAVVAAGGLHIIGTERHESRRVDNQLRGRAGRQGDPGASRFYLSLEDDLMRIFAREWVSTLLQRLGMEEGVPIESGMISRRIEAAQKAVETQNFESRKHILEYDDVMNKQREAVYGLRRQLMEGVDQKQLITEDYLSTILSNILDENAPEKVHADEWKSEAIFSQLYDLFGAHLESEVDIATLNRHELGEKIFETLRGRYDIKEQILGAQAMRYHERIVMLSVLDGLWKDHLLAMDHLKEGIGLRGYAQQDPLVAYKKESFEMFEGMMMRFQEDTTRHLFRMQIIGPDGTPIETAEQLAQAQIQAPPQQEASPVPELQSAVQQRLPGGTPDIIPAAPQRQAVPVPTRPASTTIDALEREFEKKKKRELEQARSAGAPTANGSGPRRSGEKVGRNDKCPCGSGKKYKQCHGVNDA, from the coding sequence ATTCGATTGCATCCGCAAACGTAGCGGCCGATGACGCCGACGCCCTCTACGCCGCAGAAAAGGTTGCGCTCGACGCCATCCTCCCCGAGGCCTTTGCTGTCGTCCGCGAGGCCGGTAAGCGCATCGTGGGCATGCGTCATTTCGACGTTCAAATGCTCGGCGGCATTGTCCTTCACTCCGGCAAGATCGCCGAGATGAAGACCGGCGAAGGCAAGACGCTCGTCGCCACGCTTCCCTGCTACCTGAACGCGCTCGCCGGTCGCGGTGTCCATGTCGTCACGGTCAATGACTACCTCGCCAAGCGCGATGCCGAGTGGATGGGCAAGATCTACGGCTTCCTCGGCCTTTCCGTTGGCGTCATCGTCCACGACCTCTCCGACCAGCAGCGCCGTGAGGCCTACGGCTCCGACATCACGTACGGAACCAACAACGAGTTTGGCTTCGATTATCTTCGCGACAATATGAAGTTCGAGCTTCCCGATCAGGTGCAGCGCGGCCAGTACTACTGCATCGTCGACGAAGTAGACTCGATCCTCATCGACGAGGCCCGCACCCCGCTCATCATCTCCGGTCCTACCGATCAGACTACGGACAAGTACGCCCGCGTCAACCTCATCATTCCCAACCTCGAGCTCGGCGAACTCATTGAGACCATCGACAACAAAACATGGTCAGGCGACTTCGTCATCGATGAAAAGTCCCGCTCCATCACCGTCACCGATGAAGGCTGGGAGAAGATCGAAGGCCTGCTCGGCATCGGCAACATCGCCGACCCGGAAAACTGGGATCTGAAGCACCACGTCGAAACTGCCATCAAGGCTCACAACCTCTACAAGCGCGATGTCGAATACGTGGTCAAGGACGGCGAGGTCATCATCGTCGACGAGTTCACCGGGCGTCTCATGCCCGGCAGGCGTTGGTCCGACGGCCTGCACCAGTCCGTCGAAGCGAAGGAAGGCGTGGCCATCCGCAAGGAAGACCAGACGCTCGCCACCATCACCTTCCAGAACTACTTCCGCATGTACAAGAAGCTCTCCGGCATGACCGGCACTGCCGAGACCGAGGCCGCCGAGTTCGACAAGATCTACAAGCTCGATATCGTCGTCGTCCCGACCAATCGCACCATGCTGCGCCTGGAAAATGCCGACGTCGTCTTCCGGACCACGAAGGAAAAATACTTCGCCGTAGCCGATGAGATCTCGCGTCTCCACCTCGAGAAGCAGCCCGTTCTTGTCGGCACCACGTCGATCGAGAAGTCGGAACTGCTCTCCGACATTCTCAAGCGCAAAGGCGTTCGCCACGTCGTTCTCAACGCAAAGTTCCACGAGAAGGAGGCCGAGATCGTCGCCCAGGCAGGACGCCTCGGCATGGTCACCATCGCCACCAACATGGCTGGCCGCGGTACCGACATCCTGCTCGGCGGCAACGCCGACTTCATGGCACGGCAGGATCTCGTCAAGAAGGCTCAGGCTCGTGCCGTCTCCGCCGCCGAAGGGGCCATTTCGCCGGTCGCCGCTCCCGGCATGGTCCGCTTCTACTATGCGAGCCAAGAGTTCGAGACGACACAGGCTTCATGGGACGGAGCCATCGCCAGCCACGCTGCCGCAGCACAGGTTGAGCACGACGCGGTCGTGGCCGCCGGTGGCCTCCACATCATCGGCACCGAGCGACACGAATCCCGCCGCGTCGACAACCAGCTTCGCGGACGCGCCGGACGCCAGGGCGATCCTGGCGCTTCGCGCTTCTACCTCTCGCTCGAAGATGACCTCATGCGCATCTTCGCCCGCGAGTGGGTCTCCACGCTGCTTCAACGCCTGGGCATGGAAGAGGGCGTGCCGATTGAATCAGGCATGATCTCCCGCCGTATCGAAGCGGCACAGAAGGCGGTCGAAACGCAGAATTTCGAATCGCGCAAACACATTCTTGAGTACGACGACGTCATGAACAAGCAGCGCGAGGCCGTCTACGGCCTTCGTCGCCAGCTCATGGAGGGTGTCGACCAAAAGCAGCTCATCACGGAAGACTACCTCTCAACGATCCTCTCCAACATCCTCGATGAGAACGCCCCGGAGAAGGTCCACGCAGACGAGTGGAAGTCTGAGGCCATCTTCAGCCAGCTTTACGACCTCTTCGGGGCACATCTTGAGAGCGAAGTTGACATCGCCACACTCAACCGGCACGAGCTTGGGGAGAAGATCTTCGAGACGCTCCGTGGTCGCTACGACATCAAGGAGCAGATCCTCGGCGCACAGGCCATGCGCTACCACGAACGCATCGTGATGCTTTCCGTCCTCGACGGTCTTTGGAAGGATCATCTCCTCGCTATGGATCACCTCAAGGAGGGCATCGGTCTTCGCGGCTATGCCCAGCAGGACCCGCTCGTCGCCTACAAGAAGGAGTCCTTCGAGATGTTCGAAGGTATGATGATGCGCTTCCAGGAAGACACCACGCGGCACCTCTTCCGTATGCAGATCATCGGCCCCGATGGCACACCGATCGAAACCGCCGAGCAGCTTGCCCAGGCTCAAATCCAGGCACCTCCTCAGCAGGAAGCATCGCCAGTACCTGAGCTGCAATCAGCGGTCCAGCAACGGCTACCGGGAGGAACACCGGACATCATTCCCGCCGCCCCGCAGCGACAGGCTGTCCCGGTACCCACTCGTCCAGCATCGACCACCATCGACGCTCTGGAACGCGAGTTCGAGAAGAAGAAAAAACGCGAGCTTGAGCAAGCGCGATCAGCAGGTGCTCCAACAGCCAACGGCAGCGGACCACGGCGCAGCGGCGAGAAGGTCGGCCGCAACGACAAATGTCCCTGCGGCTCCGGCAAGAAGTACAAACAATGTCACGGTGTCAACGACGCATAG